A genomic window from Salvia miltiorrhiza cultivar Shanhuang (shh) chromosome 5, IMPLAD_Smil_shh, whole genome shotgun sequence includes:
- the LOC131024260 gene encoding uncharacterized protein LOC131024260, whose translation MAELKFHYNPNEVDTDAFVARQLKRKKKKQASSSSVPTELPIATDAPRSDVLSGRSSRKRIPTPDDGCLSDGSVHVVLPAGASVHTEYNALSGQLEKLLLEEDRAVLNNYGEDEAYDVFASSAFAHYQHAIFVKQARLEYKRQLQDVRAAKARIENELVEAQKLVKQGQADLESLEASLQAQLALKDEEISRLKAELAEMEENRELELTDACHEAVLKSRADMSQQVLDGSYKTWDNAENIRQWKAYQDKLSGVATPDDVDGDA comes from the exons ATGGCTGAATTGAAGTTTCACTATAATCCGAATGAGGTCGACACTGACGCCTTCGTGGCGAGACAactgaagaggaagaagaagaagcaggcATCAAGCTCGAGTGTGCCAACAGAGCTGCCTATTGCGACTGATGCACCGCGATCTGACGTCCTTTCCGGTCGCTCCTCGCGGAAACGGATTCCCACACCTGATGATGGTTGCTTATCCGATGGTTCTGTTCACGTAGTTCTACCTGCTGGTGCTTCGGTTCATACCGAGTACAACGCGCTGTCAGGTCAGCTCGAAAAGCTCTTACTTGAAGAGGATCGAGCTGTTTTGAACAACTATGGGGAGGATGAAGCCTATGACGTGTTCGCCTCTTCGGCCTTCGCG CACTATCAGCATGCTATCTTTGTGAAGCAGGCTAGGCTTGAGTACAAACGGCAACTACAGGATGTTCGTGCTGCTAAGGCTAGGATAGAGAACGAGCTTGTGGAAGCTCAGAAGTTGGTCAAGCAAGGCCAGGCGGACCTGGAGTCCTTGGAAGCGTCTCTTCAGGCTCAATTGGCTTTGAAAGATGAGGAAATCAGTCGTCTGAAGGCTGAACTGGCGGAAATGGAGGAAAATCGGGAGCTAGAGCTTACCGATGCTTGCCATGAGGCTGTACTCAAGTCCCGGGCTGATATGAGTCAGCAGGTCTTGGACGGGTCTTACAAGACTTGGGACAACGCTGAGAACATTCGACAGTGGAAGGCGTATCAGGACAAGCTCTCCGGGGTGGCCACTCCAGACGACGTTGATGGCGACGCATGA